Genomic DNA from Streptomyces sp. PCS3-D2:
TGAACTCGATCGGGATCAGCCCGAACAGCTTCCCCTTGAGGCTCTCGGTGTACATCGTCACCGTGCCGCCGCGGATCTTGGACGTGGAGCCCGGACGCGACTTCAGGTGGGCGACGTTCCCGCCCTTGCCGACCGTCTGGTAGAGGTCCTTGATGTCCAGCGAGTCCGCGGTGAACTTCAGGACCTTCTTCACCTTGCCGCCGGCGGTCTTCACCTCGACGATGCCGTGGTAGTCGAGGCCGTAGAGGGTCAGCAGGGAGCTGTCGAGGTACCAGGGCTCGTCCGGCAGGAGCGGGATGCCCTGCTCCAACTCGGCGTTGGCCAGGGCCTCGGCGTCGTAGGTCGGACAGGGGAAGGGTTCCTTCCCGTCCGGGTCCTTCGTCGTCCCGGGCTCGGTCGCGTCCTCGCCCTCGTCACCCTCGTCCTCGGGTGTCTCGTCCTTGGGCTTCTCGTCCTTGGGCTTCTCGTCCTTGGGCTTCCTGACGGTGTCCTTGACCTCGTCGGGCAGCTCCTCGACCGTGGCACCGGCCTGCTCGGCGGCGCGCCTGATCGCTTCCGCCGCAGGGTCCGGGGCCGGCTTCGCCGTCGTGGAGGGCGTGGCCGTGGGCGTCGGGTCCGCCTTCGGCTCCAGCGGCTTGCCCAGCCCGTCGAAGAGGTCCTTGAGCTTGTCGCCCACGCCGAGGGGGTCCAGCGGGTTCGCGGACTTCGTGGGTGCCGGCGCAGGCGTGGTGGCGGCCGGCGCCGGGGTGCTCGCCGACGGGGAGCCGGTCGCCGAAGGGGAAGGGCTCGCCTTCGGCTTCGCGGCGGTGGAGGCTGCGGGCGACGCGCTGGGCGAGGTGCTCGGCGAGGCCGTCTTGGAGGGCGTGGGGGACGGGGACTTCGACTCGGTCTCCGCCGGCTCGTCGGACCGCGTCACGCACGGCCCCGGCGCGAAGGGGATCTCCTTGTCGTCGGCCACGGCCAGTTTGGGCGCCATGCCCATCCCGACGAAAACGGCCGTCGGCATCGCCGCCAGCGCCATCGTCCTGCCGACGGGTATCTGGATCTTGTTCAGCAGGGACTTCCTGGGCGCCGCGTGCCGCGGGCCCGTCTTCTCACGGGACTCTGCGCCTGGGGCCACGCCCCGCTGCGTCTCGTCACCCCGCACTGTTCCTCCCGCCATCGGCGTGGGCAGTCGTCTCGCTCGCGTGTGCCGTCTCCGTCTCGCGGGGGCCCGGAACGTCCAGGGCTCCGGGCGCCGCATCCGTCTTGCCCGGGGCGACCGCGCCCGGCTGCTGGACCGCGGGCTGCTGGACGGCCGCCTGCCGGTCGGCGGGCACCTCCTCCGCGGGCTGTCCGGGCACCCACGACAGGGCGAGTGCGCCGCCGATGAGGGAGAGGACGAAGCCCATCCCGAAGCCGCCGAGGTTGGACACCGGCAGGGACACCAGGGCCAGCAGGATCGAGGCGACTCCGGCGAAGACCCGGATGGACTGCTGGAACCAGAGGGCCAGGCCCAGCGTGATCAGCAGTACACCGATGATCAGCGCACCGGCGCCACCGGGGGTGGCCATCGCGAGACTGACGTTGCCCAACCGGAGGTCCGCATAGGGGAAGTACGCGATCGGGAAGCCACCGAGGAGCGTGAACAGCCCGGCCCAGAAGGGACGGCGACCGCTCCAGGCATGGAAGTGGTAGTACACCACGGTGAGCCAGGCGTCGTCTTCTGCGCGAACGTAAACCGGGGCCTGGGGGTTCATGGACAACAGCTCCCTGGAAACGGTGGTACGGAGAACTCTGTGGAGCCCGGACGGGCGGGCGGGGACAGCCGTCGCCACCCGCCCGTCCGGTCATTCACCAGGACGGACTCAGTCCTTGATGTCCTGGTAGCACGGCTGGTCGCCACCGAGCAGGCGCAGCTTCAGGTCGGGCAGCTTGAACGTGGCGGCCGTGGTCGCCCACGCCTTCTGGCGCACGTTGGTCAGGATCGCCTTGTCCGCGCGCTGCGAGAACGCGTACGGGCTGGCGACCGTGCCGGCCTGCGGCTTGGTCTTGTGGCTCTGGTCGCCGACCGCGACACCGATGTCCAGGTTCTTGAACTCGGCGTCGGTGTCGAGCTCCGCCACATCCAGGTAGATGTTGTCGGCGACGGCCGGCTTGCCCTTGTGGCCGGTGCGCAGCTGCAGCGTGATGTTGCCCAGCGGCGTCGGGGTCACCAGCGACTGGCACATGTTGGTGATCTCGGCGTGGCTGAACCCGGAGATGGTCACCGGGTGGTGCTGCGCATTGCCCTTGAGGTCGTGCCCCTCGGCGATGCCGCCGTACTGGATGAGGTTGTCACCGTCGAGCTTGTCGGCCGTGACCTTGAAGTCCTGGCCGGAGACGCTGAAGGACGCCGCGAGGGCACCCTGCGCCAGACCCACACCGACCGCGGCCGTGGCCGCGATGCTCGGCACCATGACGAGCGCGAAGCGCTTCCATCTGGTCCCGCCACGAACCTGAGAACTCATTTCGTTCCTCCTTCTCGGACGTACATCTCCGGTCCGGGCCGCGCCCGTCCTGGGATGGGAGAAGTGCTACGTCCTCGGGAAGGAGCGCAGGCGGGCCGGCCGCGGCCGTGCCACGTCCGATACACCGGCGTTCACCCCCGAGCGACAACCACTGGGCCACGCGTTCGCGCAACCTGGAGGACAGGCCCCGCCCGTGCGGCGGAGACCCCCCTGTCCCACGGCCGGTGCCACTGCCACCGGCCGGCCCGGTGGGGACCCTTCACCGCGGCTCCGAGTGAGCGGCTCTGCGGGAAGGACCGAGCGTCGCCGATCGTGGTCCATTCCCGGCCGGGGCACAAGAGGGTTCGTTACTGGCGGGTAACGGCCAGATAACCTGCGTGCTGCCCGTAACCGTCCGTCGGCAACGCAGGGTGCCGCCGAGGGCCACGACAGAATGGCGGAATGGTGAACACACCGGACAGTTCACGGGGTTCGATTTACTGCGAGTAACAGCGGCCGCGAATGCCAAGTTTTGGCAAAGCGCGGCCGCTGTTTATCTACGTGTCAACAAATCGTCGGCGGTCCACCGACCTCCGAGCCCTTCCCGGGACCGGCTCGGAACCGCACCGGAGCCGCCCTAGAAGAGCACCCGCGCCAGCGCCGTCCGCGCCGCCGTCACCCTCGGATCGTCGGCGCCGATGACCTCGAACAGTTCGAGAAGCCGCAGCCGCACCGCATCGCGATCGTCACCGAACGTGACCTTCACGGTGTCCACCAGGCGCCCGAAGGCGTCCTCCACGTGGCCGCCGACCAGATCGAGGTCGGCCGCGGCGATCTGCGCCGCCGGATCGCGCGGATTCTCGGCGGCGGCCGTGCGCACCTGCTGCGGGTTCATGTGCTGGACCCTGGCGAGCAGCTCGGCCTGGGCCAACCCGAGTTTGGCCTCGGTGTTGCCCGGGTCGTCCGCGAGCACGTTCTTGTACGCCTGCACCGCACCGCCCAGGTCGCCTGCATCCAGTGCGACGACGGCCGCCTCCAGCAGCGCGTCGTACGGTCCGGCGGGCGCCTCGGCCGGGATGGCCTCGGCGGCGCCCTCGGCGTTCGGGTCCACCTGGAGGCCGATGATCCCGAAGCGCTCCTCGGCGACCTGGACCAGCTGGGCGAGGGTCTCGCGGATCTGCTGCTCGGGGGCGACGCCCTGGAACAGTGGCAGCACCTGACCGGCAACCACGGCGAAGACGGCCGGGATGCCCTGGATCTGGAACTGCTGCATCAGCATCTGATTGGCGTCGACGTCCACCTTGGCCAGCACGAGGCGGCCGTTCGCCTCGACGGTCAGGCGCTCCAGGAGCGGGCTGAGCTGCTTGCACGGCTGGCACCACTCGGCCCAGAAGTCCAGGACGACCGGGACCTCGGCGGAGAGCTGGAGCACGTCGCGTTCGAAGCCGGCCTCGTCGACGTCGACGACGAGTGCCGAGGGCGGGACGGCGCCGGCGGCCGGAGCGGCCGCGCCACCCTGAGCGGCCTGCCGCGCCGCTTCCGCGCGGGCCTGCTCGGCCTTGGCCTTGGCCTCGCCGGCCGCCTTCACCGCGGCGAGGTCGACGACGCCGCTCATGGACATGTTTCTGGGCTGCATGCGTACATCCTCCCCCGTGTGCGCGCGCCGACGAAAAAGATCGCGCGAATTGGCCGTGCCGTCACGTCCGTGCCGTCACGTCCACTG
This window encodes:
- a CDS encoding DUF6114 domain-containing protein, whose product is MNPQAPVYVRAEDDAWLTVVYYHFHAWSGRRPFWAGLFTLLGGFPIAYFPYADLRLGNVSLAMATPGGAGALIIGVLLITLGLALWFQQSIRVFAGVASILLALVSLPVSNLGGFGMGFVLSLIGGALALSWVPGQPAEEVPADRQAAVQQPAVQQPGAVAPGKTDAAPGALDVPGPRETETAHASETTAHADGGRNSAG
- a CDS encoding DUF6230 family protein, whose amino-acid sequence is MSSQVRGGTRWKRFALVMVPSIAATAAVGVGLAQGALAASFSVSGQDFKVTADKLDGDNLIQYGGIAEGHDLKGNAQHHPVTISGFSHAEITNMCQSLVTPTPLGNITLQLRTGHKGKPAVADNIYLDVAELDTDAEFKNLDIGVAVGDQSHKTKPQAGTVASPYAFSQRADKAILTNVRQKAWATTAATFKLPDLKLRLLGGDQPCYQDIKD
- a CDS encoding tetratricopeptide repeat protein; this translates as MQPRNMSMSGVVDLAAVKAAGEAKAKAEQARAEAARQAAQGGAAAPAAGAVPPSALVVDVDEAGFERDVLQLSAEVPVVLDFWAEWCQPCKQLSPLLERLTVEANGRLVLAKVDVDANQMLMQQFQIQGIPAVFAVVAGQVLPLFQGVAPEQQIRETLAQLVQVAEERFGIIGLQVDPNAEGAAEAIPAEAPAGPYDALLEAAVVALDAGDLGGAVQAYKNVLADDPGNTEAKLGLAQAELLARVQHMNPQQVRTAAAENPRDPAAQIAAADLDLVGGHVEDAFGRLVDTVKVTFGDDRDAVRLRLLELFEVIGADDPRVTAARTALARVLF